One genomic region from Thermoplasmata archaeon encodes:
- a CDS encoding oligosaccharide flippase family protein, which yields MLGRKSLLMLIQNTVSGIIGYLGLIFILRYAGLEPYGIVQFSLSFLGLFSFILDMSFSTANIKKISEGMDFDVAITTYFIIKIILAVIFVGIIASYLFIWQYFFNGHFVTPFEEDVIIILVPYYILQSFVVYFQSNFNATMKAAILSIPRLIEAAFRNIMYIITGYFIARVMVDKNAYSMLIALIMVITYGLYVLMFVYYAKGWKFKRPKFEHFKDYYIFAIPLSISAIFGTIATNFNNVIIDFFWGPYYVGAYASILTMITFISATSGTLSAFILPTLSSMKTINHKDYEKTINTMEKYISLAILPIIVFILIFPRQVLNLSTAQLIPFSLILIVLSLIVYLNTLNTPYSTHFYAIGKTKFLMFMGIISFAVVIIFDLVLVPSRFLGVHLFGLSALGAAISNLIAAAVSFIIVRVYVYKSENIIGTKNVPYQIFAGVLTGIIIYFLKMLNLPTYQWWALILWALLTYFIFFVISRILKIINKEDVNYILEIINPKDMITYIKGELKR from the coding sequence GTTGTCATTTCTCGGGCTATTTTCATTCATATTAGACATGAGCTTTTCAACTGCCAATATAAAAAAAATATCAGAGGGCATGGATTTTGATGTGGCCATTACCACATATTTTATAATCAAGATCATTTTAGCCGTGATATTTGTTGGGATTATAGCCTCATATTTATTTATATGGCAATATTTCTTTAACGGCCATTTTGTAACACCTTTTGAAGAAGATGTGATAATAATATTGGTACCATATTATATTCTACAAAGTTTCGTTGTTTATTTTCAGTCCAACTTTAACGCGACAATGAAGGCAGCTATATTGAGTATTCCAAGGCTAATTGAAGCTGCATTCAGAAACATAATGTATATTATAACCGGCTATTTTATCGCAAGGGTAATGGTTGATAAAAATGCCTATTCTATGCTTATAGCATTGATTATGGTAATCACATACGGCCTTTATGTTTTAATGTTTGTTTATTATGCCAAAGGTTGGAAATTCAAAAGACCTAAATTCGAGCATTTTAAAGATTACTATATTTTTGCGATCCCGCTCTCAATTTCAGCAATATTTGGCACGATTGCAACAAATTTTAATAATGTTATTATAGATTTCTTTTGGGGCCCATATTATGTGGGTGCATATGCAAGCATTCTTACAATGATCACTTTCATTAGTGCCACATCCGGCACATTATCTGCTTTCATTTTGCCAACTCTTTCATCCATGAAGACTATAAACCATAAAGATTATGAAAAAACCATAAACACCATGGAGAAATATATTTCTTTAGCAATATTGCCAATAATAGTTTTTATCTTGATCTTTCCAAGACAGGTGCTAAATTTATCTACTGCACAACTTATACCTTTCAGCTTAATTCTTATAGTTCTTTCATTGATTGTTTATTTAAACACTTTAAACACTCCTTATTCAACCCATTTCTATGCCATTGGAAAAACAAAATTTTTAATGTTCATGGGCATAATCTCATTTGCTGTAGTGATAATATTTGATCTGGTACTTGTACCTTCCAGATTCTTGGGTGTTCACTTATTTGGCCTTTCAGCTCTGGGAGCTGCAATATCAAACTTGATTGCCGCTGCAGTTTCGTTCATAATAGTACGGGTATATGTTTATAAATCTGAAAATATAATAGGCACAAAAAATGTGCCTTATCAGATCTTTGCAGGAGTTTTAACGGGCATAATTATATACTTTTTAAAAATGCTGAATTTGCCAACATATCAATGGTGGGCTCTGATTTTATGGGCACTGCTTACATATTTCATATTTTTCGTGATATCCAGAATACTCAAAATAATTAATAAAGAGGATGTGAATTATATTTTAGAGATCATTAATCCAAAAGATATGATTACATATATTAAAGGAGAGCTTAAACGATGA
- a CDS encoding adenylosuccinate synthase, which produces MQLLGVIGLQFGDEGKGKIIDFISSDFDIVCRFQGGNNAGHTVVVNDKTYKFHLLPSGILQKKICVMGNGMVLDPKTLIEEINNIKEPVKDLIKISERAHVVMPFHYEMDEREEELKGSLKAGTTKKGIGPTYEDKIGRFGVRMLDLLDYELLKNKIEILLAYKKPYLKKVYDAGQLAKEYHEYGLYFKDNIINIPLFLNDARKNKKSILFEGAQGSHLDIDFGMYPFVTSSNTTAGGMATGTGIAPKYLTKIMGVMKAYTTKVGEGPFPTELNDDTGRFLLNKGNEYGTTTGRPRRVGWLDLPLVRYSMLISGVSSLALTKIDVMSDIDPVKICYSYDLDGKELNYPPTNLKDIYRLKPNYKAFKGWSLDQPVKKKDDLPENMMTYIKYIEKDLKIKVNIVSLGKSREETVLI; this is translated from the coding sequence ATGCAATTATTAGGAGTTATAGGTCTGCAGTTTGGTGATGAAGGAAAAGGAAAGATCATAGATTTTATCTCTTCCGACTTTGACATAGTGTGCAGATTTCAGGGGGGAAATAATGCTGGGCACACTGTTGTTGTAAATGACAAAACTTATAAATTTCATCTGTTGCCGTCTGGCATACTTCAAAAAAAGATCTGTGTGATGGGCAATGGAATGGTTTTAGATCCTAAAACTCTGATTGAAGAAATTAATAATATTAAAGAGCCTGTGAAAGATCTGATCAAGATCAGTGAAAGAGCACATGTTGTGATGCCGTTTCACTATGAGATGGATGAAAGAGAAGAAGAGCTTAAAGGTAGCTTAAAGGCAGGGACCACAAAAAAAGGAATCGGGCCTACATACGAAGATAAGATCGGAAGGTTTGGAGTGAGAATGCTCGATCTCTTAGATTATGAGCTATTAAAAAACAAGATAGAAATCTTGCTGGCTTATAAAAAGCCATATTTAAAGAAAGTGTATGATGCCGGGCAGTTGGCTAAGGAATATCATGAATATGGATTGTATTTCAAAGACAATATTATAAACATCCCGTTATTCCTGAATGATGCGAGAAAGAATAAAAAGAGCATATTGTTCGAGGGTGCGCAAGGGTCACATTTAGACATCGATTTTGGAATGTATCCTTTTGTTACCTCTTCTAACACCACTGCCGGAGGCATGGCGACCGGAACGGGCATTGCGCCAAAGTATCTGACCAAAATAATGGGAGTAATGAAAGCATATACCACGAAAGTAGGTGAAGGACCATTTCCCACAGAGCTGAATGATGATACTGGCAGATTTTTATTGAACAAAGGAAATGAATACGGCACCACTACCGGAAGGCCGAGACGAGTTGGCTGGCTAGACTTGCCATTGGTGAGATATTCCATGCTCATATCTGGCGTATCTAGCTTGGCGCTTACAAAAATCGATGTAATGTCTGATATAGATCCTGTAAAAATATGTTATTCTTATGACCTTGATGGAAAAGAGCTAAATTATCCTCCAACTAATCTAAAAGATATATACAGATTAAAACCAAATTACAAAGCGTTTAAAGGCTGGAGTCTTGACCAGCCAGTCAAAAAAAAGGATGATCTACCAGAAAACATGATGACGTATATTAAATATATAGAGAAAGATTTAAAGATTAAAGTGAACATTGTCTCGCTTGGAAAATCGAGGGAAGAAACAGTTTTAATATGA
- a CDS encoding phosphoribosyltransferase, which yields MDKFRCKLVSWQEIEQWTKIIVKKIDVSDYNPDFIIGLSRGGLVPARLISDMLQIKDLYSVKTEHWGITAAVDGKARLTQPLQV from the coding sequence ATGGATAAATTTAGATGCAAACTGGTTTCTTGGCAAGAAATTGAGCAATGGACTAAGATTATTGTTAAAAAAATTGATGTTTCTGATTACAATCCAGATTTTATAATTGGCTTATCTCGGGGAGGATTGGTTCCTGCAAGGCTGATCTCTGATATGCTGCAGATCAAGGATCTGTATAGTGTTAAGACTGAACACTGGGGCATTACTGCCGCCGTTGACGGCAAAGCGCGGTTGACCCAGCCACTTCAGGT
- a CDS encoding phosphoribosyltransferase, whose translation RGGLVPARLISDMLQIKDLYSVKTEHWGITAAVDGKARLTQPLQVPINGKKVLVVDDITDTGKSLKIAFDHISGFSPSIVKTATLLHITHSSFEPDYYSEIVTEENWTWFIFPWNVYEDLRNLIPRTLTEGELDIKTIKATLLSNFQINVKESLISELLKDLELRKIINKTDKKWELVK comes from the coding sequence CGAGGAGGATTGGTTCCTGCAAGGCTGATCTCTGATATGCTGCAGATCAAGGATCTGTATAGTGTTAAGACTGAACACTGGGGCATTACTGCCGCCGTTGACGGCAAAGCGCGGTTGACCCAGCCACTTCAGGTTCCGATCAATGGCAAGAAAGTGCTGGTTGTAGATGATATTACAGACACTGGCAAAAGCCTAAAAATCGCGTTTGATCATATAAGCGGTTTCTCTCCCTCAATTGTAAAAACCGCCACATTACTGCATATTACCCATTCTTCTTTTGAACCAGACTACTATTCAGAGATAGTGACTGAAGAGAACTGGACATGGTTCATATTTCCATGGAACGTTTATGAAGATCTCAGAAACCTTATTCCCAGAACTTTGACAGAAGGTGAATTGGATATCAAAACTATTAAAGCAACTCTTCTATCAAACTTCCAGATTAATGTTAAAGAAAGCTTGATAAGTGAGCTGTTAAAAGATCTGGAGCTTAGGAAAATCATCAACAAAACAGATAAAAAATGGGAACTTGTTAAATAG
- a CDS encoding DUF3387 domain-containing protein, producing MEPIEQYVKLLEKSIPSESMFIEALQDLMKDEIKDYIKEKIDKNAELKKEIKEAIRQYLEAKLKEVNAITMLSKVAAELGLAIMPGDLKDQFLKSIVSVFSKEIDKTIDKTI from the coding sequence ATGGAACCTATTGAGCAATATGTAAAGTTACTTGAAAAGAGCATACCTTCAGAGAGCATGTTCATAGAGGCGTTGCAAGATCTTATGAAAGACGAGATCAAAGATTATATTAAAGAAAAAATAGATAAAAACGCAGAATTGAAAAAAGAGATTAAAGAGGCTATAAGACAGTACTTGGAAGCAAAGTTAAAAGAGGTAAACGCAATCACGATGCTGAGCAAGGTGGCGGCGGAACTGGGGCTGGCAATAATGCCAGGGGACTTGAAAGATCAGTTTTTAAAGAGCATAGTATCAGTGTTTAGCAAAGAGATTGACAAAACAATAGACAAAACTATTTAA
- a CDS encoding ZPR1 zinc finger domain-containing protein: MKIVSERVEVCPVCNKKSLKCLDFEDEIPYFGRVMNMLVSCENCGYKHTDFIFLEEHEPLRLEIQVSGAEDLKIRVARSAHATITVPELGLTVQPITMGDAYISNVEGVFSRIIKIIMQLYRDSSGEEKDKLLELLKKIGLMRVGKITLTLVIEDPTGNSKIVSEKVKITKKVIS; the protein is encoded by the coding sequence ATGAAAATAGTAAGCGAACGGGTTGAAGTATGTCCGGTATGTAATAAAAAAAGTTTAAAATGCCTGGATTTTGAAGATGAAATACCATATTTTGGTCGCGTTATGAACATGCTTGTGAGCTGTGAAAACTGCGGGTACAAGCATACAGATTTTATATTTTTAGAAGAGCATGAGCCATTGAGATTAGAGATTCAGGTATCAGGCGCCGAAGATCTTAAAATAAGGGTTGCAAGGTCTGCGCATGCGACCATTACAGTGCCAGAGCTGGGATTGACAGTGCAGCCGATAACTATGGGTGACGCATATATAAGCAATGTTGAAGGTGTTTTTTCGAGAATAATAAAGATAATAATGCAGTTATACAGGGATTCGTCAGGGGAGGAAAAAGATAAGCTGTTAGAGCTCCTGAAAAAAATAGGGTTAATGCGCGTTGGCAAGATTACTCTTACGCTCGTAATTGAAGATCCTACAGGTAACAGCAAGATTGTAAGCGAGAAAGTAAAAATCACGAAAAAAGTTATATCTTAA
- a CDS encoding alpha-hydroxy-acid oxidizing protein, with protein sequence PASIYSIRNIGLPIIGSGGLKTGLDIAKAIVLGADAGGIARELLPYATKSTESVMGRIEEIIYELKATMFLVNAKNIRELQNKRFIVHNRTKDWIENL encoded by the coding sequence GCCAGCGTCTATTTACTCGATACGGAACATAGGATTACCTATAATAGGCAGCGGGGGTTTAAAAACAGGTCTCGACATCGCAAAAGCGATAGTGCTGGGTGCTGATGCGGGAGGCATAGCGCGTGAGCTGTTGCCTTATGCTACAAAATCTACTGAAAGTGTCATGGGAAGGATTGAAGAGATAATCTATGAATTAAAAGCTACAATGTTCCTAGTAAATGCCAAAAATATCAGAGAGCTTCAAAATAAGAGATTTATAGTGCATAACAGAACTAAAGACTGGATTGAAAATCTATGA
- a CDS encoding type 2 isopentenyl-diphosphate Delta-isomerase, which produces MAENIENRKSEHVEISLRENVNSHYNYWEDVDLIHYSIPDIDLDKIDTTVSIFGKKLDYPIIIEGMTGGFANAKKINENLGKAAEKLNIGMGVGSERAIFKHPENTDSYAVLKDLDIPLKISNLGVPQLIAQKNIKPFNETDIKKVMEIINADIIAFHLNYLQELVQPEGEHRSRGVLNRLSDIAQSYPVLAKETGAGVSKEMALALKKAGVIGIDVGGAGGTSFSAVEYYRAKSRADKKKEILGAIFWDWGIPA; this is translated from the coding sequence ATGGCTGAAAACATTGAAAATAGAAAAAGCGAGCATGTTGAGATATCATTGAGAGAGAACGTAAATTCACATTATAATTATTGGGAAGATGTGGACCTGATCCATTATTCTATCCCAGATATAGATCTGGATAAAATAGACACTACCGTTTCAATATTCGGGAAGAAGCTAGATTATCCTATCATAATAGAGGGTATGACGGGGGGTTTTGCAAACGCTAAAAAGATCAATGAGAATCTGGGAAAAGCTGCAGAAAAGCTGAATATAGGCATGGGCGTGGGCAGTGAAAGAGCAATATTCAAGCACCCTGAAAATACGGATTCGTATGCAGTGCTGAAAGATCTGGATATACCGCTAAAAATATCAAATTTAGGAGTGCCTCAGCTTATTGCACAAAAAAACATAAAACCTTTTAATGAGACAGATATAAAAAAGGTGATGGAGATCATAAATGCAGATATAATAGCGTTTCACTTAAATTATCTGCAAGAGCTGGTGCAGCCAGAGGGAGAGCACAGGAGCAGGGGAGTATTGAATAGATTGAGCGATATTGCGCAGAGCTATCCAGTATTGGCCAAAGAGACTGGCGCAGGGGTGTCTAAAGAGATGGCATTGGCACTGAAAAAAGCGGGCGTGATAGGCATTGATGTTGGCGGTGCGGGCGGCACATCTTTTTCAGCGGTAGAATATTACAGAGCTAAAAGCAGGGCAGATAAGAAAAAAGAGATTTTGGGAGCGATATTCTGGGACTGGGGCATACCAGCG
- a CDS encoding isopentenyl phosphate kinase, which yields MIIIKLGGSVITDKAKYRKFRSEIVRRLITEIPDSDLIIVHGAGSFGHIISKQHSLQNGLNNQNSLKFVQVQNDMIELNLNIMKILFESGIPAISLPAHSFHVYQEEFNFDIFEKFLKLGFVPVTYGDIILNSEKKVAICSGDYLIEKLAGHFKPEQVIFVTDVDGIYTKNPKLYKDAKFIKELSLNDSIDTEMIVDDVTGGIMGKLETIKKIIGNVGSVTIVNGLVPDRLRNIILKNEEISTKIKR from the coding sequence ATGATAATTATAAAGCTTGGCGGTAGTGTAATTACAGACAAGGCAAAATACAGAAAATTCAGAAGCGAGATAGTGAGAAGGCTTATCACAGAGATACCCGACTCAGACCTGATCATTGTTCACGGAGCTGGCTCTTTCGGGCACATAATTTCAAAACAGCACTCTCTACAGAATGGATTAAACAATCAAAACTCACTGAAATTTGTGCAGGTGCAGAATGACATGATAGAATTGAACCTGAATATAATGAAAATTTTATTTGAGTCTGGGATTCCTGCCATATCATTACCAGCTCATTCTTTTCATGTATATCAGGAGGAATTCAATTTTGATATTTTTGAAAAGTTTCTGAAACTAGGATTTGTACCTGTAACTTATGGAGACATCATATTAAACTCAGAAAAAAAAGTTGCAATATGCTCTGGAGATTATCTTATTGAAAAGCTGGCAGGGCATTTTAAGCCTGAGCAGGTAATATTTGTTACTGACGTGGATGGAATATACACTAAAAATCCAAAACTCTATAAAGATGCAAAATTTATCAAAGAGTTGAGTTTAAATGATAGCATAGACACAGAGATGATCGTGGATGATGTTACGGGCGGGATAATGGGAAAATTAGAAACGATCAAGAAAATTATTGGCAATGTAGGATCTGTCACGATTGTTAACGGGCTCGTACCTGATAGGTTAAGAAATATAATATTGAAAAATGAAGAGATAAGTACCAAAATCAAGAGGTGA
- a CDS encoding aminotransferase class III-fold pyridoxal phosphate-dependent enzyme, with product MSNSRYSFENAPFIRDVPPGKNSLDLLKKQDKMETNARTYTKIFKFVVKEAKGATIKDVDENIYIDWFGGVAVLNMGHAHPEIKKAIIDQLDKIMHVPEVPSEIRIKFL from the coding sequence ATGAGTAACAGTAGATATAGTTTTGAAAATGCTCCGTTTATCAGAGATGTGCCTCCAGGTAAAAATTCTTTGGATCTCTTGAAAAAACAAGATAAAATGGAGACCAATGCAAGAACGTACACAAAGATTTTCAAATTTGTTGTTAAAGAAGCAAAAGGTGCTACAATCAAGGATGTAGATGAAAATATTTACATAGACTGGTTTGGTGGTGTAGCTGTTCTGAACATGGGTCATGCACATCCAGAAATAAAAAAAGCAATTATTGATCAGCTTGATAAAATTATGCACGTTCCTGAAGTGCCATCTGAAATAAGAATTAAATTTTTATAG
- a CDS encoding aspartate aminotransferase family protein, translating to MRENSKILFTTTGADACEAAASMARYLTKKHTILAFGGSYHGISGGIAGATGNYHYREYGSF from the coding sequence ATGAGGGAAAATTCTAAAATTCTATTTACAACCACGGGAGCAGATGCTTGTGAAGCAGCTGCGAGCATGGCAAGATATCTGACTAAAAAGCATACTATCCTGGCTTTTGGAGGTTCTTATCATGGTATATCAGGTGGTATAGCGGGAGCTACTGGTAATTACCATTATCGAGAATATGGAAGTTTTC